The Streptomyces sp. HUAS CB01 genome has a segment encoding these proteins:
- the eboE gene encoding metabolite traffic protein EboE, with product MRFRHPDGTTVHLSYCTNVHPAETLDGVLTQLRDHCEPVRKRLGRDRLGIGLWLARDAARALTTDPAALRGLRAELDRRGLEVVTLNGFPYEGFGADEVKHRVYRPDWAEPERLTHTADLARLLAALLPDDVTEGSVSTLPLAWRTRWDEHTATTAHTALTTLAERLDALEELTGKSIRIALEPEPGCTVETTTDAIGPLTAVASPRIGICVDTCHLATSFEQPGPALDALTAAGITIPKAQLSAALHAEHPHLPDVREALAAFAEPRFLHQTRTCTAAGLRGTDDLHEALAADALPDAAPWRAHFHVPLHAPPAPPLTSTLPVLRDTLARLAGGPTPLTRHLEVETYTWQALPDALRPRSRAQLADGIAAELTLARDLLTDLGLKELP from the coding sequence ATGCGCTTCCGCCACCCCGACGGCACCACCGTCCACCTCTCCTACTGCACCAACGTCCACCCCGCCGAAACCCTCGACGGCGTCCTCACCCAGCTCCGCGACCACTGCGAACCCGTCCGCAAACGCCTCGGCCGCGACCGGCTCGGCATCGGCCTGTGGCTCGCACGCGACGCCGCCCGCGCCCTCACCACCGACCCCGCCGCCCTGCGCGGCCTGCGCGCCGAACTCGACCGGCGCGGACTCGAAGTCGTCACCCTCAACGGCTTCCCCTACGAAGGCTTCGGCGCCGACGAGGTCAAACACCGCGTCTACCGGCCCGACTGGGCCGAACCGGAACGCCTCACCCACACCGCCGACCTCGCCCGCCTCCTCGCCGCACTCCTCCCCGACGACGTCACCGAAGGCTCCGTCTCCACCCTCCCACTCGCCTGGCGCACCCGCTGGGACGAGCACACCGCCACCACCGCACACACCGCCCTCACCACCCTCGCCGAACGCCTCGACGCCCTCGAGGAACTCACCGGCAAGTCCATCCGCATCGCCCTCGAACCCGAACCCGGCTGCACCGTCGAAACCACCACCGACGCCATCGGCCCCCTCACCGCCGTCGCCAGCCCCCGCATCGGCATCTGCGTCGACACCTGCCACCTCGCCACCTCCTTCGAACAACCCGGCCCCGCCCTCGACGCACTCACCGCAGCCGGCATCACCATCCCCAAAGCACAACTCTCCGCCGCCCTCCACGCCGAACACCCCCACCTCCCCGACGTACGCGAAGCCCTCGCCGCGTTCGCCGAACCCCGCTTCCTCCACCAGACCCGCACCTGCACCGCCGCCGGACTCCGCGGCACCGACGACCTCCACGAAGCCCTCGCCGCCGACGCCCTCCCCGACGCCGCCCCCTGGCGCGCCCACTTCCACGTCCCCCTCCACGCACCCCCCGCCCCGCCGCTCACCTCCACCCTGCCCGTGCTCCGCGACACCCTCGCCCGGCTCGCCGGCGGCCCCACCCCGCTCACCCGGCACCTCGAGGTCGAGACCTACACCTGGCAGGCCCTCCCCGACGCACTGAGGCCCCGCAGCCGCGCCCAGCTCGCCGACGGCATCGCCGCCGAACTCACCCTCGCCCGCGACCTGCTCACCGACCTCGGCCTCAAGGAACTCCCATGA